The DNA segment gAGAAACTCAATTTTAATTTTTACCGTAAATgttaccaaaattcaaatacaattttagttataaagtcaccagatttttaaattgatgttgtttccttagtccacaagagggtgcaatgaATACATAAACACTCCTTGCCGTTAAAAaagaacattacattttaaactaatgtgcataaaataaaataaagaattcaatgttttatattctgaaatgccataacatggagagggtctcctcatgggggctgccatgttatggtCACATAactagccaaatactactcgcttaaagggatagttcacccaaaaatgaaaattttctcatcatttactcaccctcatgccatcccagaagtgtatgacttttagaagaatagttctgctctgtaggtccatacaatgcaagtgaatgggtgccaaaattttgatgctgcaaaaagcacataaaggcatcgtATAAgttattcatatgactccagtgattttaatccatatcttcagaagtgatatgataggtgtgggcaagaaaaagatcaatatttaagtcctttttttgttagaaattatttttcctgcccagtagggggcgatatgcagcaagaatgcaaatcaccaaaaatacatcaagaagaatgtaaaagtgaaattttACAGTGGATACTGACTGAAGATTGCTCTGAaggcattgatttaaccactgaagttttatggattacttttatgatgacttgtgcgatttttggagcttcaaacttttggcgcctattcacttgcattgtatggattaaaagagctgagaatttcttctaaaaacctacatttgtgttctgcagatgaaagaaagtcatacacatctgtgatagcatgagggcgagtaaatgatgagagaattgttatttttgggtgagctatcgaTATTGGAAACTTTATCTCGTGGATTAAATTAATAGTGTCTGACTGTGAATAGGGAATTTCTAAAATgccattggtaactgaaaactactgtgtttgaatgatgttgcatccacagCGTTATGTGTTAGTATAAGTCCCAGATGacaaattctgaaaattactgagtgacttaagtgtccatatATTTTGATGGCCACTACAGATCAACAATGCTGAAATCAATTATTTGTTTCAGGTATGAGAGATAATGACTCAAACAAAATTTTATCAACTGAAAGAAAGGCTACAATGCATCTGGTCCAGCGTTTTTGGCCTCTACACGACCAACAACACTAAATGCTGGAAGGAAAAACTCCTCCTCATCTTTACCTGCTTTACCAGCAGCCTCATTCTGAGCACCttcctcttcctcatcctccacttttccttcaaatgtgttcaggaAGTCTCAATTCCCATTGCCAGTGGCTTTTGTATATTTATAACCCCATTCATGTATTTCTCAGAAAAGATCCGCTGTTTTGTAGCTTTGCTTTTGGTATCAATGGGCTTGAAACAAGCGAGGACCCTTCTTCTCACATTTGGATCCAGTTTAGTAATTTTATTCAACATCCAGAATACATTACGGAATGCAAGATTGCTTGCAAAAGGCCTCCTCTGCAACTTGGAGGAAAAATTACTGGATATTAACACTGAACCCCTCGGAAATTATATAAACATGTTAAAGTGGGTGGGAAAGCAACTTAAAAGATACTTTACTGATTTTGAACTAGTGAAGTACCACACAGATTTTAAGCTTAAGGCAAAGGTTGACTCGGAACACTTTAAAGTTCACCTTGCCGAGGCTGAACGTATCTTAAACCAGACGGCACAAAGTGTGCTAGCTCTGACCAACGCTTTGTCCTCTGCAGGACAGATAATGTCTCCAACATTAGGTCTTCTCATGCTAGTGCTTCTCACTGCTTTATACCTGAGACGATTCCATGTAGACAAAAAGTACAGCAACGTATACATCACAAAAAAG comes from the Myxocyprinus asiaticus isolate MX2 ecotype Aquarium Trade chromosome 15, UBuf_Myxa_2, whole genome shotgun sequence genome and includes:
- the LOC127453374 gene encoding dendritic cell-specific transmembrane protein-like; the encoded protein is MTQTKFYQLKERLQCIWSSVFGLYTTNNTKCWKEKLLLIFTCFTSSLILSTFLFLILHFSFKCVQEVSIPIASGFCIFITPFMYFSEKIRCFVALLLVSMGLKQARTLLLTFGSSLVILFNIQNTLRNARLLAKGLLCNLEEKLLDINTEPLGNYINMLKWVGKQLKRYFTDFELVKYHTDFKLKAKVDSEHFKVHLAEAERILNQTAQSVLALTNALSSAGQIMSPTLGLLMLVLLTALYLRRFHVDKKYSNVYITKKFLWFDEQQKKDGKPCVLPLTKIELESYTVTPSIWMTGQRWKDMLKFSIPIFTHCLTWLVFIGLDSLIYWLIVVLSKRLGELEPLHVPMGIKVQEATSIIGLHIDENAKVANFSYTVSLFEKKCLPEPELWLNRSLVPLSLVLVLLLLLSLLSSQLVQFRVLLSEQFFSDVAEQRAAFLHAKILRQRCKCKAEEIQGGQNTLAMQVGILYFTVSRNLFTVTISMHIIELCD